The sequence GGTAATCAAATTCTTTAATTAAGGTTTTGGTGTCGTTCTTACCGATGAATGCATTCAATAGTGCTGTTTTTACAGACAAACCTTTGATTCGCTGAGCAGCCCATTCTGCTTGAATCTGATTACAGGGAATACCCCAAACTTTTTCGGTATAGGTTTTGAAAAATGTTTTATATAGACGTTCTCCAAAGCGGTTTGTTACCCACTGCTCCAAATTCTCTTCCACGGGCAACGGTTCCCGCTTTGCTTGCAAATAAGACCAGATTATCAGAAAACTTTCTGATATACCTAACTTCCCGAGAGTATCAAATGCACTCAATGGATATTGAAAAAATTTACCTTGATAGTAAATCCGCGACATGCGCGGAGTCTTAATAAAATCATCCTCTAAAACTTCGTACCACAGGTCTTGCACTTCTGGCACTTTAGTAAAAAACCGATGACCGCCAATATCAAAGTGATACCCCTTATACTTTTCGGTTCTAGAGATTCCACCTACTTTGTCTGATTGCTCTAACACTATGGGCTTGATACCATTTTTCACTAAGTGGTAAGCAGCTGTCAGACCAGCAGGACCTGCTCCGATAACGACAACTTGATTATTGTTCATAAACTAAATAACGGGTGTGTTTGTTTTTATTGTTGCCTTCTCTCAAGTAGTGGAAGTATCTAATTTTGATAAAAACCACTCATTCCATAAATAATTGCTTGTACCAATTGCAAAAGCTAAACCGCCGTAAAAGTAATAAAAACAATGCCAAGGAATGACGCGCAATGCAAAGGTTAAACCGCGTTTTCTATAGAAAAATCGGTAAACTTCAAAATTAAGCCGTAGCACTACCAGACTCAATAGGGCGGCTATAGCTAAAAATCCCACCCACCAAAAGCTTAAAAACAAACTTGTCAACATTCCAAAGACACAGATAACACTTAAACGACTAGATACACCAAGATTCAAGTCGTTATTTAACTGGCGGTGACGTAAAATTAATTCTGTCCAAGGTAAAGCACGGTATAAAATCTCTGCTTTTGCAAGAGATAAGAAACCCCAGTTTTTTAAATGTTTAACGTGCAAATTCTTGAAAAGTCTAATTTTATAACCAGCACTCCTGATACGATATCCTAATTCAATGTCTTCTATACTCGGTCGTCGATAACTCTCATCAAATCCCCCTAAAGAGAGAAATATTTCACGACGAATAGCTCCACAAGCACCCCAAAACGTGAAGGCTTCTTCATTACCTATCTGATGAGTATAGTGGTGAAGTAGATTTTTATATTGAGACAAAAAGTTAGTTTCTCCAGGCTCATCATCATAGGAGCCAATTAAAGCAGCTAGCGATGGCTCCTGAGTAAAAGCTTTCTCAACTTGAGTAATAGCATCTGGGGAAATAACTACATCAGCATCTACAAAATACAAAATATCACCACTGGCAATACTTGCACCTAAATTTCGGGCTTTTGCTGGACCTTGATTTTCTGGCATTCTGATTACTTTAGCTCCAAACTCTGAGGCTACTAGCCAAGAACCATCAGTGTCTGCATCCGACACCACGATTATTTCATTTGGAGCAATTTCTGATTTTCT comes from Rivularia sp. PCC 7116 and encodes:
- a CDS encoding glycosyltransferase family 2 protein yields the protein MVTPDKVSISIIIPVHNGGESFRKCLSSLRKSEIAPNEIIVVSDADTDGSWLVASEFGAKVIRMPENQGPAKARNLGASIASGDILYFVDADVVISPDAITQVEKAFTQEPSLAALIGSYDDEPGETNFLSQYKNLLHHYTHQIGNEEAFTFWGACGAIRREIFLSLGGFDESYRRPSIEDIELGYRIRSAGYKIRLFKNLHVKHLKNWGFLSLAKAEILYRALPWTELILRHRQLNNDLNLGVSSRLSVICVFGMLTSLFLSFWWVGFLAIAALLSLVVLRLNFEVYRFFYRKRGLTFALRVIPWHCFYYFYGGLAFAIGTSNYLWNEWFLSKLDTSTT